One segment of Pseudomonas asgharzadehiana DNA contains the following:
- the tolA gene encoding cell envelope integrity protein TolA, whose translation MQQQREPSASESYFWPSVWAIALHVLVFGMLFVSFAMTPDLPPAKPIVQATLYQLKSKSQATTQTNQKIAGEAQKSAARQTEVEQMEQKKVEQEAVKAAAEQKKEEAAQKAEESKKADEAKKADEAKKADEAKKAEKAAEAKKAEEKQLADIAKKKSEEEAKKAAEEEAKKKAAEEAKKKIVEDAKKKAAEDAKKKAEADEAKKKVADDAKKKAAADASKKKAQEAARKSAEEKKAQALADLLSDTPQRQQALADERGDEVAGSFDDLIRARAAEGWTRPPSARKGMTVVLQIGMLPDGTVTSVSVAKGSGDPSFDSSAVAAVKNIGRLTEMQGMKPSDFAPYRSFKMTFTPEDLAL comes from the coding sequence ATGCAGCAACAGCGAGAGCCGTCCGCCTCGGAAAGCTACTTCTGGCCTAGCGTCTGGGCAATTGCCCTGCACGTCCTGGTATTTGGCATGCTGTTCGTCAGCTTTGCCATGACCCCGGACCTGCCGCCAGCCAAGCCGATCGTGCAGGCGACCCTGTATCAGCTGAAATCGAAAAGTCAGGCCACCACCCAGACCAATCAGAAGATTGCGGGTGAAGCCCAGAAGTCGGCCGCGCGCCAGACTGAAGTCGAGCAGATGGAACAGAAAAAGGTCGAGCAGGAAGCGGTGAAGGCTGCTGCGGAACAAAAGAAAGAAGAGGCGGCTCAAAAAGCCGAGGAATCGAAAAAGGCTGACGAAGCGAAGAAGGCCGACGAGGCGAAAAAGGCTGATGAAGCCAAGAAAGCCGAGAAAGCCGCCGAAGCGAAAAAAGCCGAAGAGAAACAATTGGCTGATATAGCCAAGAAGAAATCTGAAGAAGAAGCCAAAAAGGCTGCCGAAGAAGAGGCCAAGAAAAAGGCCGCTGAAGAGGCCAAGAAGAAGATAGTCGAAGACGCGAAGAAGAAAGCCGCCGAAGACGCCAAGAAAAAAGCTGAAGCAGACGAGGCGAAGAAGAAAGTCGCCGACGACGCGAAGAAGAAAGCTGCCGCCGATGCCAGCAAGAAAAAGGCCCAGGAAGCAGCGCGTAAATCCGCCGAAGAGAAAAAGGCCCAGGCCTTGGCAGATTTGCTCTCCGACACGCCGCAGCGTCAGCAAGCCTTGGCCGATGAGCGTGGTGATGAAGTCGCGGGCAGTTTCGACGACCTGATTCGGGCACGGGCAGCAGAAGGCTGGACTCGTCCACCTTCGGCACGCAAAGGCATGACAGTAGTGCTACAGATCGGCATGTTGCCGGACGGTACGGTGACTTCGGTCAGCGTGGCCAAGGGCAGTGGCGATCCATCGTTCGACAGTTCGGCGGTTGCCGCGGTCAAGAACATTGGCCGGTTGACCGAGATGCAGGGAATGAAACCAAGCGACTTCGCTCCCTATCGTTCATTCAAGATGACATTCACACCTGAGGATCTAGCCTTGTGA
- the tolR gene encoding protein TolR has translation MTRARTKRKPVAEMNVVPYIDVMLVLLVIFMVTAPMLNQGVKVDLPKVSSEALPQDNNTQVLTISIKSDKTYYWNLGSEVDTQKQQDKALTLPAMTDAVTKIIRSGNEGGKHTQVFIRGDKSVDYGSVMGAMGGLQKAGVGNVGLITEAP, from the coding sequence ATCACTCGAGCTCGAACCAAGCGCAAGCCGGTCGCCGAGATGAACGTAGTGCCTTACATCGACGTGATGCTGGTGCTGCTGGTGATCTTCATGGTGACTGCGCCGATGCTCAACCAGGGCGTGAAGGTTGACCTGCCCAAGGTTTCCAGCGAAGCCTTGCCCCAGGACAACAACACCCAGGTGCTGACCATTTCGATCAAGTCTGACAAGACCTATTACTGGAACCTTGGCAGCGAAGTCGACACCCAGAAGCAGCAGGACAAGGCCTTGACCCTGCCGGCGATGACCGATGCGGTGACCAAGATCATTCGCTCCGGCAACGAAGGCGGCAAGCACACCCAGGTGTTCATTCGCGGCGACAAGTCGGTCGACTACGGCTCCGTCATGGGTGCCATGGGTGGGCTGCAGAAAGCCGGCGTGGGTAACGTTGGCTTGATTACCGAGGCGCCCTGA
- the tolQ gene encoding protein TolQ: MEPTVVDHSSMWSLVSNASVVVQLVMLTLVAASVTSWVMIFQRSNLLRAGRRALESFEERFWSGIDLSKLYRQAGSNPDPDSGVEQIFRAGFKEFSRLRQQPGVDPEAVMEGVARAMRVAISREEEKLEQSLPFLATVGSVSPYIGLFGTVWGIMNSFRGLAQAQQATLATVAPGIAEALIATAIGLFAAIPAVIAYNRFAARGENLIGRYYTFADEFQAILHRKVHTSEE; the protein is encoded by the coding sequence GTGGAACCTACCGTCGTCGACCATTCCTCCATGTGGAGCCTGGTCAGCAATGCCAGTGTTGTGGTTCAACTGGTCATGCTGACCCTGGTAGCCGCATCGGTTACCTCTTGGGTCATGATTTTTCAGCGCAGCAACTTGCTGCGCGCCGGTCGACGCGCCCTGGAGAGCTTTGAAGAGCGCTTCTGGTCGGGTATCGACCTGTCCAAGCTGTATCGCCAGGCCGGCAGCAACCCGGACCCCGATTCGGGCGTCGAGCAGATCTTTCGTGCCGGCTTCAAGGAATTTTCCCGCCTGCGCCAGCAACCTGGGGTTGACCCGGAAGCCGTGATGGAAGGCGTGGCCCGTGCCATGCGCGTCGCCATTTCCCGCGAAGAAGAGAAGCTTGAGCAAAGCTTGCCGTTCCTTGCCACCGTCGGTTCCGTCAGCCCGTACATCGGCCTGTTCGGTACCGTGTGGGGCATCATGAACTCCTTCCGCGGCCTGGCCCAGGCCCAGCAAGCCACCCTGGCCACCGTGGCCCCGGGTATCGCCGAAGCCCTGATCGCCACCGCGATCGGCCTGTTCGCCGCTATCCCGGCCGTTATTGCCTACAACCGTTTTGCCGCGCGCGGCGAAAACCTGATTGGCCGTTACTACACCTTCGCCGATGAATTCCAGGCGATCCTGCACCGTAAAGTGCACACCAGCGAAGAATAA
- the ybgC gene encoding tol-pal system-associated acyl-CoA thioesterase codes for MRAQNGDQSFAHRCRVYYEDTDAGGIVYYVNYLKFMERARTERLRELGFAQSQLAGEDLLFVVHSSEARYHAPARLDDELLVSAEVIELNRASLRFKQQVRRATDATLLCEGQFLVACVRTNSLKPRAIPETLRAAFAAVSGAGKQSKQEI; via the coding sequence ATGCGCGCGCAAAACGGGGATCAGTCGTTCGCACATCGCTGTCGCGTTTATTACGAGGACACCGATGCCGGCGGCATCGTGTATTACGTCAATTACCTCAAGTTCATGGAGCGGGCTCGAACCGAGCGGCTACGGGAGCTGGGCTTTGCCCAATCCCAGCTGGCAGGGGAGGACCTGTTATTCGTCGTGCACTCCAGCGAGGCGCGTTACCACGCGCCGGCGCGACTGGACGACGAACTGCTGGTCAGCGCTGAAGTAATCGAATTGAACCGTGCCAGCCTGCGTTTCAAGCAGCAGGTCAGGCGGGCAACGGATGCAACGCTGCTCTGCGAGGGGCAGTTCCTGGTGGCCTGTGTGCGCACCAATAGTTTGAAACCTCGGGCCATTCCCGAAACTCTACGTGCGGCCTTTGCCGCCGTGAGCGGCGCGGGTAAACAATCAAAGCAGGAGATTTAG
- the ruvB gene encoding Holliday junction branch migration DNA helicase RuvB, translated as MIEADRLIAATGPRDREEVQDRAIRPLSLADYIGQPTVREQMELFIQAARGRSESLDHTLIFGPPGLGKTTLANIIAQEMGVSIKSTSGPVLERPGDLAALLTNLEPHDVLFIDEIHRLSPIVEEVLYPAMEDFQLDIMIGEGPAARSIKLDLPPFTLVGATTRAGMLTNPLRDRFGIVQRLEFYSTADLATIVSRSASILGLPLDPEGAFEIARRARGTPRIANRLLRRVRDFAEVRAKGHITKAVADLALNLLDVDEHGFDHQDRRLLLTMIEKFDGGPVGVDSLAAAISEERHTIEDVLEPYLIQQGYIMRTPRGRVVTRHAYLHFGLNIPSRLGEMPAVDEFLDAVDD; from the coding sequence GTGATTGAAGCTGATCGTCTGATCGCGGCCACCGGCCCGCGCGACCGTGAAGAAGTCCAGGACCGTGCCATTCGCCCGCTGAGCCTGGCCGACTACATCGGCCAGCCCACCGTGCGCGAGCAGATGGAGCTGTTTATCCAGGCCGCGCGTGGGCGCAGTGAGTCCTTGGACCACACCTTGATCTTCGGCCCGCCGGGCTTGGGTAAAACCACCCTGGCCAACATCATTGCCCAGGAAATGGGCGTGTCGATCAAATCCACCTCCGGCCCGGTGCTGGAGCGTCCAGGCGACCTGGCCGCGCTGCTGACCAACCTTGAACCTCACGATGTGTTGTTTATCGACGAGATTCACCGCCTGTCGCCGATTGTCGAGGAAGTGCTGTACCCCGCGATGGAAGACTTCCAGCTCGACATCATGATCGGCGAAGGCCCGGCGGCCCGTTCGATCAAGCTCGACCTGCCACCGTTCACGCTGGTGGGCGCAACGACGCGTGCCGGTATGCTGACCAACCCGTTGCGAGACCGTTTCGGCATTGTTCAACGTCTAGAGTTCTATAGCACCGCCGACCTGGCAACCATCGTCAGCCGTTCGGCAAGCATTCTCGGGTTGCCGCTGGACCCGGAAGGCGCGTTTGAAATCGCCCGTCGCGCCCGTGGCACGCCGCGAATTGCCAACCGCCTGCTGCGCCGCGTGCGCGACTTTGCCGAAGTGCGAGCCAAGGGGCATATCACCAAGGCCGTGGCCGACCTGGCGTTGAACCTGCTGGACGTGGATGAGCATGGTTTCGACCACCAGGACCGGCGCCTGCTCTTGACCATGATCGAGAAATTCGACGGTGGCCCGGTGGGTGTGGACAGCCTGGCGGCCGCAATCAGTGAGGAGCGCCATACCATCGAAGATGTGCTGGAGCCGTACCTGATCCAGCAGGGCTATATCATGCGCACCCCAAGGGGCCGCGTCGTCACACGCCATGCCTATCTGCACTTCGGGTTAAACATTCCGTCACGTTTGGGTGAGATGCCTGCGGTAGACGAGTTTCTCGATGCAGTGGACGATTAA
- the ruvA gene encoding Holliday junction branch migration protein RuvA, translating to MIGRLRGTLAEKQPPHLILDVNGLGYELEVPMTTLYRLPSVGEPITLHTHLVVREDAQLLYGFIGKRDRDFFRELIRLNGVGPKLALALMSSLEVDELVRAVSAQDTSALTKVPGVGKKTAERLLVELKDRFKAWEVVPSMFALVPNQPDMPAGQVASAESDAVSALISLGYKPQEASKAVSAIKDKNLSSEDMIRRALKGMI from the coding sequence GTGATTGGACGCTTGCGCGGCACTCTGGCTGAAAAACAGCCGCCGCACCTGATTCTGGATGTCAATGGGTTGGGGTATGAGCTGGAAGTGCCCATGACTACGCTGTACCGCCTGCCCTCGGTCGGCGAACCCATTACGCTGCATACTCACCTGGTGGTGCGCGAAGACGCGCAATTGCTCTATGGTTTCATTGGCAAGCGTGACCGCGACTTCTTCCGTGAACTGATTCGCCTCAATGGCGTAGGGCCAAAATTGGCGCTGGCCTTGATGTCGAGCCTGGAAGTGGATGAACTGGTGCGTGCGGTTTCGGCCCAGGACACCTCGGCGCTGACCAAGGTGCCAGGCGTGGGCAAGAAAACCGCCGAGCGCCTGCTGGTGGAGCTCAAGGACCGCTTTAAAGCGTGGGAAGTCGTACCGAGCATGTTCGCCCTGGTGCCGAACCAGCCGGACATGCCGGCGGGCCAGGTCGCTAGCGCCGAAAGCGATGCGGTCAGTGCCTTGATCTCCCTGGGCTACAAGCCGCAGGAAGCCAGCAAAGCCGTGTCGGCCATCAAAGACAAGAACCTGAGCAGTGAAGACATGATCCGCCGAGCCCTGAAGGGAATGATTTAA
- the ruvC gene encoding crossover junction endodeoxyribonuclease RuvC, producing the protein MTLILGIDPGSRITGFGVVQQTPRGCVYVASGCIRTGSGELAERLQIVYRGVREVIQTYGPVTMGIEKVFMAKNADSALKLGQARGAAIVAGAEEGMEIAEYTATQVKQAVVGTGAANKEQVQMMVMHMLKLTSKPQIDASDALAIAICHAHTRSSLLPHGLGTARSRGGRLRL; encoded by the coding sequence ATGACTTTAATCCTAGGTATCGACCCCGGTTCGCGCATTACCGGTTTTGGCGTGGTGCAACAGACCCCGCGCGGCTGCGTCTACGTTGCTTCGGGGTGCATCCGCACCGGTTCGGGCGAACTGGCCGAGCGTTTGCAGATTGTCTATCGCGGCGTGCGTGAAGTGATCCAGACCTACGGCCCTGTGACCATGGGCATCGAAAAAGTATTCATGGCCAAGAACGCCGATTCTGCGTTGAAGCTTGGTCAGGCCCGCGGTGCTGCTATCGTGGCTGGCGCCGAGGAGGGCATGGAGATCGCCGAATACACCGCGACCCAGGTCAAGCAGGCTGTGGTCGGCACTGGCGCGGCCAATAAAGAACAGGTGCAGATGATGGTCATGCACATGCTAAAACTCACTTCAAAACCGCAGATTGACGCTTCCGACGCCCTGGCCATCGCCATTTGTCATGCGCATACCCGTTCCAGCCTGCTGCCTCATGGGTTGGGCACCGCACGCAGTCGTGGCGGGCGGCTGCGTCTCTGA
- a CDS encoding YebC/PmpR family DNA-binding transcriptional regulator, protein MAGHSKWANIKHRKERQDAKKGKIFTKWIRELTVAARQGGGDPGSNPRLRLALDKALGANMSRDIIDRAVARGAGAADTDDMVELTYEGYGPGGVAVMVECMTDNRNRTAAAVRHAFSKCGGNLGTDGSVAYLFERKGQISFAPGTDEDALMEAAMEADADDVVTNEDGSIDVFTSFASFYAVRNALEAAGFKGTDAEIVMLPTTSAELDLDGAQKVLKMLDMLEDLDDVQNVYSNADIPESVAEQLG, encoded by the coding sequence ATGGCTGGCCATTCCAAGTGGGCGAACATCAAGCACCGCAAAGAGCGTCAGGATGCCAAGAAAGGCAAGATTTTTACCAAGTGGATCCGTGAGCTGACCGTCGCCGCTCGCCAGGGCGGTGGTGACCCAGGTTCCAACCCGCGTCTGCGCCTGGCACTGGACAAGGCCCTGGGCGCTAACATGAGCCGCGACATCATCGACCGCGCCGTGGCTCGTGGCGCCGGTGCGGCCGACACCGACGACATGGTCGAGCTGACCTACGAAGGTTATGGTCCGGGCGGCGTGGCGGTGATGGTCGAGTGCATGACCGATAACCGCAACCGCACCGCCGCCGCCGTGCGCCATGCATTCAGCAAATGCGGCGGCAACTTGGGTACCGATGGCTCGGTGGCCTACCTGTTCGAGCGTAAAGGGCAGATATCCTTCGCGCCGGGCACCGATGAAGACGCGCTGATGGAAGCTGCGATGGAGGCCGATGCCGACGACGTGGTGACCAACGAAGACGGCTCCATCGATGTGTTTACCTCGTTTGCCAGCTTCTACGCCGTGCGTAACGCGTTGGAGGCTGCCGGCTTCAAGGGCACCGACGCGGAAATCGTGATGTTGCCGACCACCAGTGCCGAACTGGACCTGGACGGCGCGCAGAAAGTGCTGAAGATGCTGGATATGCTCGAAGACCTGGATGATGTGCAGAACGTTTACTCGAATGCCGACATCCCGGAATCGGTAGCGGAGCAACTGGGCTGA
- the aspS gene encoding aspartate--tRNA ligase encodes MMRSHYCGQLNETLEGQEITLCGWVHRRRDHGGVIFLDIRDRDGLAQVVFDPDRAESFAAADRVRSEYVVKITGKVRLRPAGAVNKNMASGGIEVLGYELEVLNESETPPFPLNEYSDVGEETRLRYRFLDLRRPEMAEKLRLRSRMTTSIRRFLDENGFLDVETPILTRATPEGARDYLVPSRTHAGSFFALPQSPQLFKQLLMVAGFDRYYQIAKCFRDEDLRADRQPEFTQIDIETSFLDEKEIMGLTEQMIRNLFKEVLDLEFGEFPHMTFEEAMRRYGSDKPDLRNPLELVDVADQLKDVDFKVFSGPANDPKCRIAALRVPGGASMPRKQIDDYTKFVGIYGAKGLAYIKVNERANGVDGLQSPIVKNIPLDNLNAILDRVGAVDGDIVFFGADKAKIVSEALGALRIKLGHDLNLLTCEWAPMWVVDFPMFEENDDGSFSALHHPFTAPKCSPAELEANPAGALSRAYDMVLNGTELGGGSIRIHRKEMQQAVFRLLGINEAEQEEKFGFLLDALKYGAPPHGGLAFGLDRLVMLMTGAQSIREVIAFPKTQSAADVMTQAPGVVDAKALRELHIRLRETPKAE; translated from the coding sequence ATGATGCGCAGCCACTATTGCGGCCAACTGAACGAGACCCTGGAAGGTCAGGAAATCACCCTTTGCGGATGGGTTCACCGTCGCCGCGACCACGGCGGGGTGATCTTCCTCGATATCCGTGATCGTGATGGTCTGGCCCAGGTAGTGTTCGACCCGGACCGCGCCGAGAGCTTCGCCGCCGCCGACCGTGTGCGCAGCGAGTACGTTGTGAAGATCACCGGTAAGGTCCGCCTGCGTCCTGCCGGTGCCGTGAACAAGAACATGGCGTCCGGTGGCATCGAAGTGCTGGGCTACGAGCTGGAAGTGTTGAACGAGTCGGAAACGCCGCCGTTCCCGCTCAACGAATACTCCGACGTAGGCGAAGAAACCCGCCTGCGGTACCGCTTCCTGGACCTGCGTCGTCCGGAAATGGCCGAGAAGCTGCGCCTGCGTTCGCGCATGACCACCAGCATCCGCCGCTTCCTGGATGAAAACGGCTTCCTCGACGTCGAAACGCCGATCCTCACCCGGGCCACCCCGGAAGGCGCGCGTGACTACCTGGTACCGAGCCGTACCCACGCCGGTTCGTTCTTCGCGCTGCCGCAATCGCCGCAGTTGTTCAAGCAATTGCTGATGGTGGCCGGCTTCGACCGTTACTACCAGATCGCCAAGTGCTTCCGTGACGAAGACCTGCGCGCTGACCGCCAGCCGGAATTCACCCAGATCGACATCGAGACCAGCTTCCTCGATGAAAAAGAGATCATGGGCCTGACCGAGCAAATGATCCGCAACCTGTTCAAGGAAGTGCTGGACCTGGAGTTCGGCGAATTCCCGCACATGACCTTCGAAGAGGCCATGCGCCGCTACGGTTCCGACAAGCCAGACCTGCGTAACCCGCTGGAACTGGTGGACGTTGCCGACCAGCTAAAGGACGTCGACTTCAAGGTGTTCAGCGGCCCGGCCAACGACCCGAAATGCCGCATCGCCGCCCTGCGTGTGCCAGGCGGCGCGAGCATGCCGCGCAAGCAGATCGACGACTACACCAAGTTCGTCGGCATCTACGGTGCCAAGGGCCTGGCGTACATCAAGGTCAATGAGCGCGCCAACGGCGTTGACGGCCTGCAATCGCCGATCGTGAAAAACATCCCGCTGGACAACCTGAACGCGATCCTCGATCGCGTGGGTGCGGTCGACGGTGACATCGTGTTCTTCGGCGCCGACAAGGCCAAGATCGTCAGCGAAGCCCTGGGCGCGCTGCGTATCAAGCTGGGTCACGACCTGAACCTGCTGACCTGCGAATGGGCGCCGATGTGGGTCGTTGACTTCCCGATGTTCGAAGAGAACGACGACGGCAGCTTCAGCGCCTTGCACCACCCGTTCACCGCGCCGAAGTGCTCCCCGGCCGAGTTGGAAGCCAACCCGGCAGGCGCGTTGTCCCGCGCCTACGACATGGTGCTCAACGGCACCGAGCTGGGTGGCGGTTCGATCCGTATCCACCGCAAAGAGATGCAGCAAGCGGTCTTCCGCCTGTTGGGCATCAACGAAGCGGAACAGGAAGAGAAATTCGGCTTCCTGCTCGACGCCCTGAAATACGGCGCGCCGCCGCACGGTGGCCTGGCGTTCGGCCTGGACCGTCTGGTCATGCTGATGACTGGCGCCCAGTCGATCCGTGAAGTGATCGCCTTCCCGAAAACCCAGAGCGCCGCGGACGTCATGACCCAGGCTCCGGGTGTGGTGGATGCCAAGGCACTGCGCGAGCTGCACATCCGCCTGCGCGAGACGCCGAAGGCTGAGTAA
- a CDS encoding FmdB family zinc ribbon protein, producing MPMYDYQCASCGHQLEAIQKISAAPLVDCPACQAPELKKMLSMPGFRLSGSGWYETDFKTGSKKNLAGGDKAD from the coding sequence ATGCCCATGTACGACTATCAATGTGCTTCCTGTGGTCATCAGTTGGAAGCCATTCAGAAGATCAGCGCAGCGCCGCTGGTCGATTGCCCAGCCTGCCAGGCTCCGGAGCTCAAGAAGATGTTGTCCATGCCGGGCTTCCGCTTGAGCGGCAGCGGCTGGTACGAGACCGATTTCAAGACCGGCTCGAAGAAGAATCTGGCGGGCGGCGACAAAGCAGACTGA
- a CDS encoding ribbon-helix-helix domain-containing protein, whose protein sequence is MSRAVGNGVMETCGFHKIKVDPFAKGFDMALARPLSRSVRLNGFSTCLRLEQVYWNILTEIARINACSVSALLSYVDREVHLRYGGVKNFSGLVRVVCVVHLLKSCATSPNPE, encoded by the coding sequence ATGTCACGCGCGGTGGGTAATGGAGTGATGGAAACCTGTGGTTTTCATAAGATAAAAGTCGACCCGTTTGCTAAAGGGTTCGACATGGCGCTGGCCAGGCCCTTGTCCCGATCGGTCAGGCTCAATGGGTTTTCAACGTGCCTGCGGCTTGAGCAGGTCTATTGGAACATCCTTACGGAAATAGCCCGGATCAATGCCTGTTCTGTCAGTGCATTGTTGTCTTACGTCGACCGGGAAGTGCATTTGCGTTACGGCGGTGTGAAAAATTTCAGTGGGCTCGTGAGGGTGGTGTGCGTCGTTCACTTGCTAAAAAGCTGCGCCACCTCGCCGAACCCTGAGTAA
- a CDS encoding Dps family protein, whose product MAIDIGISEEDRKSIVDGLSRLLSDTYVLYLKTHNFHWNVTGPMFRTLHLMFEEQYNELALAVDSIAERIRALGFPAPGAYSIYARLSSIKEEEGVPSAEEMIKQLVAGQEAVTRTARGIFPLLDKVSDEPTADLLTQRMQVHEKTAWMLRSLLENQ is encoded by the coding sequence ATGGCAATCGATATCGGCATCAGTGAAGAAGATCGCAAATCCATCGTCGACGGGCTTTCGCGGCTGCTTTCCGATACCTATGTACTGTATCTGAAGACCCACAACTTCCATTGGAACGTCACAGGCCCCATGTTTCGTACGTTGCACTTGATGTTCGAAGAGCAGTACAACGAGCTGGCGCTGGCGGTGGACTCCATTGCCGAGCGTATCCGCGCCCTTGGGTTCCCGGCACCGGGCGCCTATTCGATCTACGCCCGGCTTTCTTCTATCAAGGAAGAGGAAGGCGTACCCAGCGCCGAAGAGATGATCAAGCAGCTGGTGGCCGGCCAGGAGGCGGTCACCCGCACGGCGCGTGGCATCTTCCCATTGCTCGATAAAGTCAGCGATGAGCCGACGGCGGACCTGCTGACCCAGCGCATGCAGGTCCATGAGAAAACCGCGTGGATGCTGCGTTCCCTGCTCGAAAATCAATAA
- a CDS encoding cold-shock protein, which translates to MLKIVHLLTGVAALLLSFIPSLQPESLPYLQQHDALYLALFGLLNLTLAPVIPYWNKGTRHQLQNLVSALLVLTVVVQTLTLLAPMPEVGGHPAILLSLVIAVVAIVLHLAISFYRSSPAAASQNYDMTNRDTGTVKWFNTSKGFGFISRDSGDDIFVHFRAIRGEGHRVLVEGQRVEFSVMNRDKGLQAEDVIAALPRR; encoded by the coding sequence ATGTTGAAAATCGTCCACCTGCTAACGGGCGTTGCAGCGTTGCTGCTGTCCTTTATCCCGAGCCTGCAGCCTGAAAGCCTGCCCTACCTGCAACAACATGATGCTTTGTATCTGGCCTTGTTCGGCCTTCTTAACCTGACCCTCGCCCCGGTAATCCCTTACTGGAACAAAGGCACCCGTCATCAACTGCAAAACCTGGTCAGCGCGCTGCTGGTACTGACCGTTGTCGTACAAACCCTCACCCTCCTGGCACCCATGCCTGAAGTCGGTGGTCATCCGGCCATCCTGCTCAGCCTGGTGATTGCTGTGGTCGCCATCGTTCTTCACCTGGCCATCAGCTTCTACCGTTCGTCGCCGGCGGCCGCGTCGCAGAACTACGATATGACCAACCGGGATACCGGTACCGTCAAGTGGTTCAATACGTCCAAAGGCTTCGGCTTTATTTCCCGTGATTCGGGCGACGATATCTTCGTCCACTTCCGGGCCATTCGCGGTGAAGGCCATCGCGTCCTGGTGGAAGGCCAGCGCGTGGAATTCTCCGTGATGAATCGCGACAAGGGCCTGCAAGCCGAAGACGTGATCGCGGCATTGCCGCGTCGCTGA
- a CDS encoding SlyX family protein, with the protein MDLQARVTDLESRLAFQDDTIETLNDILVAQQRAVERLQLQMTALLKRQEEMGGQFETSEEEAPPPHY; encoded by the coding sequence ATGGATCTGCAAGCACGCGTTACCGACCTGGAAAGCCGCCTGGCCTTTCAGGACGACACCATCGAGACCCTCAATGACATCCTCGTCGCCCAGCAACGCGCGGTTGAGCGCCTGCAACTGCAGATGACTGCGCTGCTCAAGCGCCAGGAAGAAATGGGTGGCCAGTTCGAAACGTCCGAAGAAGAAGCGCCACCGCCTCACTATTGA
- a CDS encoding HIT domain-containing protein: protein MFALDQRLQQDTLVIGDFPLCRLLLTNDSNYPWFILVPRIEGISEVFQLSVQDQQTLWQETTALAQWLNQGLDADKMNIGALGNVVSQLHVHVIVRKRDDAAWPAPVWGKHPAQPYTDEQVAGIRARLRELLPADFKFTQS from the coding sequence GTGTTCGCCTTAGATCAACGCCTGCAACAAGACACACTGGTCATCGGGGATTTCCCGTTGTGCCGCCTGCTGCTGACCAACGACTCGAACTACCCCTGGTTCATCCTGGTGCCGCGCATCGAAGGTATCAGCGAAGTGTTTCAGCTGAGTGTCCAAGATCAACAAACTCTGTGGCAAGAGACGACAGCCCTGGCGCAATGGCTGAACCAGGGCCTGGACGCCGACAAGATGAATATCGGTGCACTGGGCAACGTGGTCAGCCAACTGCATGTGCATGTGATCGTACGCAAGCGCGATGACGCCGCCTGGCCGGCACCGGTGTGGGGCAAGCATCCTGCGCAGCCCTATACTGACGAGCAAGTGGCGGGTATCCGCGCACGTCTGCGCGAGCTGCTGCCCGCCGATTTCAAATTTACCCAGAGCTGA